One window from the genome of Bdellovibrio sp. NC01 encodes:
- a CDS encoding biopolymer transporter ExbD, with protein sequence MSRRRRYEPNLKKNSTFALNITSMTDMFTILLVFLLQTYSTSDVQIIPENGLRLPSSASQSNPTEAIKLSLSGTALKIDQTKIADVKDAEFLPQDLEEKDTNFIKPLFEELDKLAKNSQDKAGVKEGRILLQADKELPYATLRKVMYTASMAGFPQLKLVTLVGE encoded by the coding sequence ATGTCACGCAGACGTCGTTATGAGCCAAACCTTAAAAAGAACTCCACATTTGCTTTGAATATCACGTCGATGACCGACATGTTCACGATCCTCCTCGTGTTCTTGTTGCAAACTTATTCGACGTCAGATGTTCAGATCATTCCAGAAAATGGTTTGCGCTTGCCATCTTCGGCTTCGCAATCGAATCCAACGGAAGCGATTAAGCTTTCGCTGTCTGGAACAGCCCTTAAAATTGACCAAACAAAGATTGCCGACGTTAAAGATGCGGAATTTCTTCCGCAAGATCTTGAAGAGAAAGACACAAACTTCATCAAGCCTCTTTTCGAAGAGCTAGATAAGCTTGCTAAAAACTCTCAAGATAAAGCTGGCGTCAAAGAAGGCCGTATCTTGCTTCAAGCAGATAAAGAGCTTCCTTATGCAACTTTGAGAAAGGTCATGTATACAGCTTCAATGGCGGGCTTCCCGCAATTGAAACTAGTGACTTTAGTTGGAGAATAA
- a CDS encoding biopolymer transporter ExbD, with product MRRAKKLKINHHSEFELDLAPLLAVMVKLVPVLLVSSAFVQMMVIETELPQVVNEAIQRQDKDNLPTNIALDVDAKDGFRIVVTEKGQEKVEEVPLKDGAFDLPALHQKLVEVKKLHPEIFKLELNPDAKVPYKEIVKIMDEVRQAHDSSVKFPVFDTKQGKNVDTPYMFPEIIFSNMMEG from the coding sequence AATTAATCACCACAGTGAGTTCGAGTTGGACTTGGCTCCCCTGCTTGCTGTGATGGTAAAACTAGTTCCGGTTCTTCTGGTTTCCTCAGCCTTCGTGCAAATGATGGTTATCGAAACAGAATTGCCACAAGTAGTGAATGAAGCTATCCAACGTCAAGACAAAGACAACTTGCCGACAAACATCGCATTGGATGTCGACGCGAAAGATGGTTTCCGCATTGTGGTGACTGAAAAAGGCCAAGAGAAAGTAGAAGAAGTTCCATTGAAAGATGGCGCCTTCGACCTTCCTGCCCTTCACCAAAAATTAGTTGAAGTTAAAAAACTACATCCTGAAATCTTTAAGCTTGAACTGAATCCAGATGCGAAAGTTCCCTACAAGGAAATCGTGAAAATCATGGATGAAGTTCGTCAAGCTCACGATTCATCAGTAAAATTTCCAGTGTTTGATACGAAACAAGGGAAGAACGTAGATACACCGTATATGTTTCCAGAAATCATTTTCTCTAACATGATGGAGGGCTAA